The DNA sequence AAAGAAAGCTTATCCCCTGGGGATTAACATTGTGTTTTATGCCATGACCCACTGAATACAGCGTCTCTGCTTTGACAGTTTTTTTATCAGGAGTCGAAACGTGAATTTGAAACTTGTCTCCCCCGATGTCAGCGACACTGACGAGCGCATCTTTGAAATGCTGCAGAACAGTCGACAGCAGATTGACCGCGAAATTTCTAAGGCAGTCATTGGGCAAAAAGAAATTATCGACCAGCTCCTGATTGCACTGTTTGCCGGCGGACATTGCCTGATTACAGGTGCTCCGGGCCTGGCGAAAACGCTACTGGTAAATTCCCTGGCCCAGGTCTTCAAACTGAAATCTCAGCGTATTCAGTTTACTCCCGACCTGATGCCCGCCGACATAACGGGGACGGAAATTCTGGCAGGTGATACATCTGAATCACGGGCAATGAAGTTCGTCAAAGGCCCCGTCTTCACCAATATTCTGCTCGCAGATGAAATCAACCGTACGCCTCCCAAAACACAGGCTGCACTACTCGAAGCGATGCAGGAAAAACAGGTCACCGTCACGGGGATCAGATACGAACTGGAAAAGCCCTTTTTCGTGCTGGCAACTCAGAACCCGATCGAAATGGAAGGCACATACCCTTTACCAGAAGCACAATTGGACCGCTTCATGTTTAATCTGGTCATCGATTACCTCTCTGAAGATGATGAGGTCGCCGTTGTGACCCAGACGACAGCCCGCAATTCTGAACCGATCGAACCACTGTTTACCGGAAATGATATCCAGCAGTTCCATGGTTTTGTGCGTGAAGTACCTGTTGCCGAAGAGATTGTCCGTTACGCGGTTCAACTTTGTGCCGCTTCCCGGCCACACCAGGAGAATACTCCGGAATTTATCAATGAGTGGGTCAACTGGGGTGCCGGATTACGTGCAGCCCAGAGTCTGATTCTGGGCGCCAAAGCCCGGGCCGTTCTGCGGGGCCGAGTTCATGTCACCCAGGAAGATATTGAGGCCCTGCTGGCACCAGTCCTGCGTCACCGAGTTTTAATCAACTATCGCGCAGAAGCCGAGGGGGTCACCGTGGAACAGGTTGTGCAGAAATTGATAGAGACTATTCCCGCCCCCGTCAAAGGATGAATTGAAGCTGCATGAACACAAATACCACAGCCCGCCGTAATCAGAGACTGATGTCTCAACGCATTGACCCTGCCTGTCTGATGCGGATCAAATCTCTCGAATTACGTGCAAAAACCGTTGTTGAAGGAACCTGGAAAGGACTGCATCGCAGCCCCTACCACGGGTTCTCCGTTGAATTCACCGAATACCGCGAATATACGCCCGGAGATGACCCGCGCCATATCGACTGGAAACTGGCAGCTCGCTCCAACGAACACTACATTAAACGATTTGAGG is a window from the Gimesia benthica genome containing:
- a CDS encoding AAA family ATPase, yielding MNLKLVSPDVSDTDERIFEMLQNSRQQIDREISKAVIGQKEIIDQLLIALFAGGHCLITGAPGLAKTLLVNSLAQVFKLKSQRIQFTPDLMPADITGTEILAGDTSESRAMKFVKGPVFTNILLADEINRTPPKTQAALLEAMQEKQVTVTGIRYELEKPFFVLATQNPIEMEGTYPLPEAQLDRFMFNLVIDYLSEDDEVAVVTQTTARNSEPIEPLFTGNDIQQFHGFVREVPVAEEIVRYAVQLCAASRPHQENTPEFINEWVNWGAGLRAAQSLILGAKARAVLRGRVHVTQEDIEALLAPVLRHRVLINYRAEAEGVTVEQVVQKLIETIPAPVKG